The proteins below come from a single Drosophila busckii strain San Diego stock center, stock number 13000-0081.31 chromosome X, ASM1175060v1, whole genome shotgun sequence genomic window:
- the LOC108605462 gene encoding uncharacterized protein LOC108605462, producing the protein MSSILDMKAGPPDYWAEIGNFFLPLKYLITTDRFDALVQNIDLHYLINAVFWIFVTLSCGFYGFQRVFQFFLKSSHVKFFKRKQFARLIWSISFYAASCLFLHFYNEFMIMPLMTKNQGRYSLFYSSDNLIFYRSHQYEKFQFYSIFIITFYLHGAMLDFKEADILEAASKALYLLALIAIDVYRYENYFVGLNLTLGLYSILADSLSLLALQNSNRNRLVYQVFMGLRIAAWLHVFVNLLPFKYFIPTLFAKNFKLPLNVFIWLWYGLSIWNSPVLQYFYHQIYHTTPSDCSGEGSAAKCILLRDTSEYRHYKTLKRAYLEVKLAYEKSTVNPHPVTESASAKTYQAIKCVMMLKRKLKRIREGRGAEPEDDTEELNGD; encoded by the exons ATGTCTTCCATACTGGATATGAAGGCCGGTCCGCCAGACTATTGGGCAGAGATTGGCAACTTCTTTTTGCCATTGAAATATCTAATTACAACGGATCGCTTCGATGCGCTGGTGCAAAATATTGACTTGCATTACCTGATCAATGCGGTTTTCTGGATATTCGTAACGCTCAGCTGCGGATTCTATGGATTTCAGCGCGTCTTTCAG TTCTTTCTGAAGTCATCGCACGTCAAGTTTTTTAAACGTAAACAATTCGCCCGATTGATATGGAGCATCTCGTTTTATGCCGCTTCCTGTTTGTTTCTGCACTTTTACAACGAGTTCATGATAATGCCGCTGATGACAAAGAATCAGGGACGCTACTCGCTCTTCTATAGCTCGgataatttaatattctatCGCTCGCATCAGTACGAGAAGTTTCAGTTCTATTCGATATTCATCATCACGTTTTATCTGCATGGCGCCATGCTGGACTTTAAGGAGGCGGATATACTGGAGGCGGCCTCCAAGGCATTATATCTGCTTGCGCTCATAGCCATTGATGTATACAG ATATGAAAACTACTTTGTTGGCTTGAATCTAACGCTGGGTCTCTATAGCATCTTGGCGGACAGCttgtcgctgctggcgctgcagaATTCGAATCGCAATCGGCTGGTGTATCAAGTGTTTATGGGACTGCGCATTGCCGCCTGGCTGCACGTCTTTGTCAATCTGCTGCCCTTCAAGTATTTCATACCCACGCTCTTTGCCAAGAACTTCAAGTTGCCGCTGAATGTGTTCATCTGGCTGTGGTATGGTCTCTCCATATGGAACTCACCTGTGCTCCAGTACTTCTATCATCAGATCTATCACACTACGCCCTCCGACTGCTCCGGCGAGGGTTCGGCAGCCAA ATGCATTCTGCTGCGAGATACGAGCGAGTATCGTCATTATAAGACATTAAAGCGCGCCTATCTGGAGGTGAAGCTGGCCTATGAGAAATCCACCGTCAATCCGCATCCTGTCACCGAGTCCGCTTCCGCCAAGACCTACCAAGCCATCAAGT GCGTCATGATGCTTAAGCGTAAATTGAAGCGCATACGCGAGGGACGCGGCGCCGAACCGGAAGATGATACCGAGGAGCTCAATGGCGATTAA
- the LOC108605468 gene encoding pyridoxine/pyridoxamine 5'-phosphate oxidase, which yields MTSSMAFIANAPAEPALLLQQLLDGAQRSKSELQSMNLATLDAEFGVLNRTVLYRGLSADNCIVYITQRYTRNYKNIAANPKCGVTIYLPHVSLGQAEPPATWQVRLIGATAVELPDAELDAWWAKESLAAQIRNLIFPCGQPIDYEQQKQKHDAYLQKFLEDKQPLQRPPTYTAFKFKAQAWDFLKVGENQIADRLQYRQLATATGQWQSLHVST from the exons ATGACATCCTCTATGGCCTTCATAGCTAATGCGCCAGCGGAGCCAGCGCTTctattgcagcagctgctggacgGCGCGCAACGCTCCAAGAGTGAGCTGCAGAGCATGAATCTGGCCACATTGGATGCGGAGTTTGGTGTGCTCAATCGCACGGTGCTATATCGTGGACTTAGCGCAGACAATTGCATTGTCTATATAACGCAACGCTATACGcgcaactataaaaatatagctgCGAATCCCAAATGCGGAGTAACTATTTACTTGCCACATGTGTCGCTGGGGCAAGCGGAGCCGCCAGCTACATGGCAGGTGCGTTTAATAGGCGCCACTGCTGTCGAGCTGCCTGATGCAGAGCTGGACGCTTGGTGGGCAAAGGAGTCGCTTGCAGCGCAAATACGCAATTTGATTTTCCCCTGCGGTCAGCCCATCGACtatgagcagcaaaagcaaaaacatgaCGCGTATCTGCAGAAATTTCTGGAGGACAAGCAGCCACTGCAGCGCCCACCCACATA CACTGCATTCAAGTTTAAAGCGCAGGCCTGGGACTTTCTCAAAGTGGGAGAGAATCAAATTGCAGACAGGCTGCAGTATCGTcaactggcaactgcaactggccAATGGCAGTCGCTGCATGTCTCCActtag
- the LOC108605467 gene encoding uncharacterized protein LOC108605467 has translation MLHSFKHPNIHIVIEYQHKVCFIETSPFSNYEMIMELAANYFRIPPRQRIGLTLSNGQGHMLLDYQLDGFLILFPRPDAVFHMRLDWQKLRRALHQPLHESRPGTPIPRARSRSVDHSGEDSENDADATPVFRQNCFIGELPLRAAAAPLQRSRSRLRQRSRTQPVRMLSSSEDDDESSSSSSSSSSSTLTPTPRRRNNKRPPERKSPSPKPNRSLRL, from the exons atgTTGCACTCATTTAAACATCCCAACATTCATATCGTCATCGAATACCAGCATAAAGTTTGTTTCATTGAAACTTCACCGTTTAGCAATTATGAAATGATTATGGAGCTGG CTGCAAACTATTTTCGCATTCCGCCGCGTCAGCGCATTGGGCTAACGCTGTCGAATGGCCAAGGGCATATGCTGCTCGACTATCAGCTGGATGGGTTTCTCATACTCTTTCCACGCCCCGATGCAGTGTTCCATATGCGTCTGGATTGGCAAAAGCTGCGCCGTGCGCTGCATCAGCCGCTGCACGAATCTCGTCCGGGCACGCCCATACCGCGCGCACGCTCCAGATCTGTGGACCATTCGGGCGAGGATTCGGAGAACGATGCAGATGCCACGCCCGTTTTTAGGCAAAACTGTTTCATTGGCGAGCTGCCGTTGcgtgcggcggcggcgccgcTGCAGCGTTCACGTTCACGCTTGCGCCAACGCTCGCGCACGCAGCCAGTGCGCATGTTGTCCAGCTCCGAAGACGACGACGagtcgtcatcgtcgtcgtcgtcgtcgtcgtcgtccacTTTGACGCCCACGCCGCGCCGACGCAACAACAAGCGTCCGCCTGAGCGCAAGTCGCCCAGCCCCAAGCCGAATCGCTCGCTGCGGCTttaa